GCAATTGACGGGCCAAGGCCAAAGGATTCTCCGTTTGTCCGAGAAGAGTGTCATACATGGTTGCCGCATATTCAACTATGTATTTGTTATGATCGAATAAAAGAATATGAAAAGGCGATTTATCATAACGAACAAGCTGCACAGTTCATACCTAATAATCCAAGCATTGAATATAATAGAAAATATTTTGATAGTTTATCGGAAAAATAATATTTAATAATACTAGATAATCATTTTGGCTGCTGAGAGGAGTTTGATTCATGCTCACAAGTATAATTATATTGACTCATAATCAATTACAGTATACAAAAGAATGCATCCAAAGTATTAGAACTTATACAGTGGAACAAGAGTATGAGTTAATAGTTGTGGACAATGCGTCAACAGATGGTACTGTAGAATGGTTACAAAAACAATCGGATATTATGCTAGTGGAAAATGCGGAGAATATGGGTTTCCCAAAGGGATGCAATCAGGGAATTAAAGAGGCAAAAGGTGACAATATTCTATTATTGAATAATGATGTGGTCGTAACTGAAAATTGGCTAAGCAACTTAATTCGGTGTTTATATGAAAGTAAGGATGCTGGAGCGGTAGGGCCCGTAACTAATAATGCCGCTTACTATACTGCTATACAAACTTTTTATAAAGATATTGAAGGAATGCAGAAGTTTGCAACTTTATATAATCAAAGTGATAAAGATAAATGGGAAGAACGTATGAAATTAATCGGATTTTGTATGCTTATAAAAAAATCGGTGTTAGATGAAGTTGGATTATTAGATGAACGATTTACACCGGGGAATTATGAAGATGATGATTTGTCACTAAGAATTTTTGAAAAAGGGT
This genomic interval from Bacillus cereus contains the following:
- a CDS encoding glycosyltransferase family 2 protein; this encodes MLTSIIILTHNQLQYTKECIQSIRTYTVEQEYELIVVDNASTDGTVEWLQKQSDIMLVENAENMGFPKGCNQGIKEAKGDNILLLNNDVVVTENWLSNLIRCLYESKDAGAVGPVTNNAAYYTAIQTFYKDIEGMQKFATLYNQSDKDKWEERMKLIGFCMLIKKSVLDEVGLLDERFTPGNYEDDDLSLRIFEKGYKLYLCRDTFIHHYGSVSWKEDSMKFSVVLHANNIKLYEKWGFYGESLYIHYDLLAILERFAPDKVNILHIGAGCGATLLKMKGCYQAVSLFGAESNEKAAALANRVAPTTSAEYDKLHEVFTDEKFQYILLSHPIELAQLPQVIQSMSQLLTPTGTFIMSKFNLDNYYALKK